From the Solanum pennellii chromosome 4, SPENNV200 genome, one window contains:
- the LOC107017893 gene encoding F-box/kelch-repeat protein SKIP6-like gives MADLSSQSQLIPNLPNDIALQCLARVPRSHHPVLSLVSKSWRCILSSTALYTTRSILRTTETFLYLNIRVNSTFHWYTLFHNLTFTNPEKPRKLFPLSSIPTKPIGPAYAVLGSRIYVIGGSIGDIPSNNVWVYDCRLNCWEMGPRMRIGREFAAAGVVNGKIYVMGGCVVDNWARSMNWAEVFDPMTGLWTALPSPIEVRDKWMHASAVVGEKMYAMADRGGVVYDVGGCEWGSVSKRLDLGWRGRAAVVGGLLYCYDYLGKIRGYDVKEDVWKELKGVDKGLPKFLCGATMVNFDDRLCVVWEGKGRGKEVDIMCAEIEVWKDKDGGLSGNILWSDMILVVPNGASIVQCLAVDL, from the coding sequence ATGGCGGATCTTAGCTCACAATCTCAGCTCATCCCTAACCTCCCAAACGACATTGCCTTACAGTGCTTAGCTAGAGTTCCACGTTCCCATCATCCCGTTCTCTCCCTCGTCTCCAAATCTTGGCGTTGCATCCTAAGCTCCACTGCACTCTACACCACCCGATCAATCCTCCGTACTACTGAAACCTTCCTCTACCTTAATATCCGGGTAAACTCCACTTTCCACTGGTATACTCTCTTCCACAACCTTACTTTCACAAACCCAGAAAAACCCAGAAAGCTTTTTCCCCTTTCTTCAATACCCACTAAGCCGATTGGACCGGCTTATGCAGTTTTAGGCTCAAGAATATATGTGATTGGTGGGTCTATTGGTGATATTCCATCGAATAACGTGTGGGTTTATGATTGTAGGTTGAATTGTTGGGAAATGGGTCCTAGAATGAGAATTGGTAGGGAGTTTGCAGCAGCTGGTGTTGTGAATGGGAAGATTTATGTAATGGGTGGGTGTGTTGTTGATAATTGGGCCAGGTCGATGAATTGGGCTGAGGTTTTTGATCCAATGACGGGGTTGTGGACTGCGTTGCCCAGTCCGATTGAAGTTAGGGATAAGTGGATGCATGCTAGTGCAGTTGTGGGTGAGAAAATGTATGCAATGGCGGATAGGGGAGGAGTGGTGTATGATGTTGGGGGATGTGAATGGGGGAGTGTGTCGAAAAGGCTTGATTTGGGTTGGAGGGGACGGGCGGCAGTGGTGGGAGGGCTGTTGtattgttatgattatttggGTAAGATTAGAGGGTATGATGTGAAGGAAGATGTGTGGAAGGAATTAAAAGGGGTGGATAAGGGGTTGCCTAAGTTTCTGTGTGGTGCCACAATGGTGAATTTTGATGACaggttatgtgttgtgtgggaAGGCAAAGGGAGGGGTAAGGAGGTTGACATTATGTGTGCGGAGATCGAAGTGTGGAAGGATAAAGATGGAGGGTTGAGTGGGAACATTTTGTGGTCGGATATGATTCTTGTTGTTCCTAATGGTGCCTCAATTGTGCAGTGCTTAGCAGTTGACTTGTGA